The DNA window GGTAGTGCGCCAGCAGGCCGCTGGCCTCCAGCACCACACGCACCAGTTCCGGCAACGCCATCTGCTGCGTCTCGAAGCGCGCGCCCTCGATCAGCTTGACGAAGCCGCCCAGCGACGAGCCGGCCTTGCCCATGACATACGGCACCGCCGCGTACAGCGACACCCGGTGCTGGTCGGCCGCCGCCTGCAACGCTTCGATCGAGCGCAGGCCGATGCCGCGCGTCGGGAAGTTGACCACGCGCAGGAAGGCCGAGTCGTTGTGCGGGTTGTCCATCAGTTGCAAATACGCGATCGCGTGCTTGACCTCGGCGCGCTGGAAGTAGCGCAGGCCGCCATAGACGTGGTACGGAATGCCGGCCGAGAACAGCGCGTGCTCGATCACGCGCGACTGCGCGTTGGACCGGTACAGCACCGCGATCTCGCTGCGCGAGGCGCCGTCGGCGATCAGGTTCTTGGTTTCCTCGATGATCCATTGCGCCTCGGCCAGGTCGGAGCTGGCTTCGTACACGCGCACCTGCTCGCCGTGGCCGGCGTCGGTGCGCAGGTTCTTGCCCAGGCGCTTGCTGTTATTGGCGATCAGCACGTTGGCCGCGTCCAGGATGTGGCCGTGCGAGCGGTAGTTCTGCTCCAGCTTGATCAGGTTCTTGACGTGGAACTCGCGCTCGAAGGCGCTCATGTTGCCGACGTTGGCGCCACGGAAGGCATAAATACTCTGGTCGTCGTCGCCGACGGCGAACAGCGCGCCGCCGCCCTGCTCGCCGTGGCCGGCCAGCAGCTTGAGCCATTTGTATTGCAGATCGTTGGTGTCCTGGAACTCGTCGACCAGGATGTGCTGGAAGCGCTGCTGGTAGTGCTGGCGCAGCGGCTGGTTGCGGGTCAGCAGTTCATAGGTGCGCAGCAACAGTTCGGCGAAGTCGACCACGCCTTCGCGCTGGCACTGGTCGTCGTACATTTGGTACAGCTCGACCTTCTTGCGCTCGTCGGCGTTGTACGGGTCGATCTTGTCGGCGCGCAGGCCCTGGTCCTTGGCGCCGTTGATGAAGTACATCACCTCTTTCGGCGGGAACTTCTCGTCGTCGATGTTGTTGGCCTTGATCAGGCGCTTGATCGCCGACAGCTGGTCCTGCGAGTCGAGAATCTGGAACGTCTGCGGCAGCGCGGCATCACGGTGATGGGTGCGTAGCAGGCGGTTGCACAATCCGTGGAACGTGCCGATCCACATGCCGCGTGTATTAATCGGCATCATTGCCGACAAGCGCGCCGTCATTTCCTTGGCGGCCTTGTTGGTGAAGGTCACGGCCAGGATGCCGGACGGCGACACCTGCCCGGTCTGGATCAGCCAGGCGATGCGAGTCGTCAATACGCGGGTTTTGCCGGAGCCTGCGCCCGCCAGAATCAGGGCGCTTTGGGCCGGCAGGGTCACGGCAGCGAGTTGTTCGTCGTTAAGATTGTGAAGAAGATTTTGCATGCCGTGATTATACCGGCAGGCGACCATCGGGGTCGGTCCATGTGTGGCGTTGCGGCATCCGCCGGCACGCGCCAAAGCACGCCCGGCGGCGAACGGTCCGTTACATCAAGCCCTGTGCCGGGACCGCCTTGCCATTGCGGATGGCATCCTGCACCAGCGCTTTGAAGTTGCGCTCGGCTTCGCGGCTGGCCTTGGCCTGCTCGCGGCCCAACTCACCCATGCGGCGCCCCAGTTCGGCCATCGGTTTGCTGGCTTCGGCCATCTGCAGGTTAAGCGCCTTCATCGGCGCGTGGTTGCGGTGCAGCCCGGCCATTTTCTCGGCCATATCGCGCTGCAGTTGCGCCATTTCCCGTTGCGTCGGCGCCATCTCGCGGTGCAGCGCCGCTTCCAGTTCGCGGTATTTGCGCAGGCTTTCCTTGCTCTGGTCGTGGTTCA is part of the Oxalobacteraceae bacterium OTU3CAMAD1 genome and encodes:
- a CDS encoding UvrD-helicase domain-containing protein; its protein translation is MQNLLHNLNDEQLAAVTLPAQSALILAGAGSGKTRVLTTRIAWLIQTGQVSPSGILAVTFTNKAAKEMTARLSAMMPINTRGMWIGTFHGLCNRLLRTHHRDAALPQTFQILDSQDQLSAIKRLIKANNIDDEKFPPKEVMYFINGAKDQGLRADKIDPYNADERKKVELYQMYDDQCQREGVVDFAELLLRTYELLTRNQPLRQHYQQRFQHILVDEFQDTNDLQYKWLKLLAGHGEQGGGALFAVGDDDQSIYAFRGANVGNMSAFEREFHVKNLIKLEQNYRSHGHILDAANVLIANNSKRLGKNLRTDAGHGEQVRVYEASSDLAEAQWIIEETKNLIADGASRSEIAVLYRSNAQSRVIEHALFSAGIPYHVYGGLRYFQRAEVKHAIAYLQLMDNPHNDSAFLRVVNFPTRGIGLRSIEALQAAADQHRVSLYAAVPYVMGKAGSSLGGFVKLIEGARFETQQMALPELVRVVLEASGLLAHYQTEKEGADRIENLEQMVSAATQFVSEEGFGQGAPAHMGPRSQEQSGLPVVNEDGFEILDADAPLATVMSPLSAFLSHASLEAGDNQATAGQEAVQMMTVHSAKGLEFNNVFITGLEEGLFPHESSSREDGGVEEERRLMYVAITRARQRLYMCFAQTRMLHGQTRYNMKSRFFDELPEDALKWLSPKVQSHWFANKKTPWDDVVPLAGSDNAIAQKIAQNMANKSPGAGWRIGESVAHGKFGEGVIVNIEGSGANARAQINFGSNGMKVLDLSIAKLERLNH